In Candidatus Bathyarchaeia archaeon, the DNA window GCGCGTAATAGATTCCCGCTGCCACAAGTAAGAGAGCGGACACCACGACTTGTGTAAGTGACTGTGACATAGTGAAAATTAGAATCATAGGAATTGTGAGCAGCAACGAAAACGCCATGGCTCTTTTCTTACCGAATTTGTCGCTGAGCCAGCCGCCTGGGATTCTCACAACGCTTGCCACCAAGATCTGAAGGCTGACGACTGCGCCCCAGTCGAAGGCGGTGAGCCCAACTACGTTTGACGCGTATAAGATGTAATACTGCGAGACTGCACCGTTGGCAAACACGACCAAAGCGTAGGAAGCCATTAGAGCTTTGAGGCTTTGAGGCAACCCGAGAAAGGAGGGCTTTTCAAAGCTCAGAATGCTGTTACGCGAAGGTGAACGATCTTTCTGTGCATCCTTAGGATGCAGTGTTTCTTTTAGCATTGCGAATAAGGGAATTATCGAGATCAGCGCAAAGACTGCTCCGTATATGCAAGCCACTTTGAACCCATCTTCTAAACCATATTTCAGAATGATCCACCCTCCAATTGACGGCGAGATGATTGACGGAAGTGTTGAGACGACTTGAAGAGCAGCAATTCCAGTGGTCCGTTTCTCGGGTGGAATAGAGTCGACAACAGTGGCGCGGGTTGCTGGATTAGATATAGCTCCAATCGCGGCGAACACAGTTATTAGGCCAAAAACTCGCCAATCCTGAGCGACTGCATATAAAAAGGGAAATACAGCGCCAAGCAAGGCTGCAGTAACCATGATCTT includes these proteins:
- a CDS encoding MFS transporter is translated as MTVATEQERQQNSSLFSRNISALALSSAIRAMGGFIGVYLPLYFVQIGGDPFTLGMLTFAASLVQLVFLPIGGFIADNHGRRKIMVTAALLGAVFPFLYAVAQDWRVFGLITVFAAIGAISNPATRATVVDSIPPEKRTTGIAALQVVSTLPSIISPSIGGWIILKYGLEDGFKVACIYGAVFALISIIPLFAMLKETLHPKDAQKDRSPSRNSILSFEKPSFLGLPQSLKALMASYALVVFANGAVSQYYILYASNVVGLTAFDWGAVVSLQILVASVVRIPGGWLSDKFGKKRAMAFSLLLTIPMILIFTMSQSLTQVVVSALLLVAAGIYYAPAHEALQADLTPRPVRGRVNALWDMSSFLAVGLGALAGGFAYQTFGPAVPFYIFATTELAAAALLISKVKEPEIKEA